A region of the Phaseolus vulgaris cultivar G19833 chromosome 11, P. vulgaris v2.0, whole genome shotgun sequence genome:
ACTTTCCCTCTACCAAACACACAAAATCAATTCTCTCCTCTTTCAAACTTCTCCCTCTACACAACCAAAAACACCACAAGGGATTTGTTTACTTGTTTTTAGTAATAGAAGTGTTTCATAAAAGAAATGTAGACTATGGAACAATGATTTTCTTTGTAGAGTGTGAAGTGGTAAGTAGGTACCTCAGCATCAGTCCCATAAAGGGTAACTCGGTAGACGACGGAGACAGACTTGGCATCAGCGGAATAGGTGATATTCCGAACCTCACCAGACCACTCTAGCATTGGATATTGCATTAACAAGGTATCATCAAATTATTAAAAGCACAAAAAAGGGGGAAATCATATTATACCATACCAGGAGCGTGTAAATTCAAAATGCGGTTCACAAGATGCCTGGAAAAAAAATGCAATACAATGAATACTGATGAGGATGAAGCGAAGAAAACAGagattagggttagggttagggAATAAACGAACCAGGGAATGTATCTGATGGGGAATCCATCTTTCTCGAGGCGAGTTCTGACGAGAGAATCAGGGACTTTCTTGTTGAGCTCTTTGAGTATTTCAGAGAGAGGTCTAGAGATTCCAGAAGTGGGaacctcttcttcttccattttctcACTTTCTGTTGCTGCTCTGTAGCTCAACTTCGAATGTCGCCGATTCCATTGCCCAAACCTAAATGCTCCTCCAACTCTGCTCAATTTTTCCAATTTCACAAATCCTGAAG
Encoded here:
- the LOC137829177 gene encoding DNA repair RAD52-like protein 1, mitochondrial isoform X3, which translates into the protein MASGFVKLEKLSRVGGAFRFGQWNRRHSKLSYRAATESEKMEEEEVPTSGISRPLSEILKELNKKVPDSLVRTRLEKDGFPIRYIPWHLVNRILNLHAPGMSGLVRFGISPIPLMPSLSPSSTELPFMGLMLRYLGNQLGLLQ
- the LOC137829177 gene encoding DNA repair RAD52-like protein 1, mitochondrial isoform X2, which translates into the protein MASGFVKLEKLSRVGGAFRFGQWNRRHSKLSYRAATESEKMEEEEVPTSGISRPLSEILKELNKKVPDSLVRTRLEKDGFPIRYIPWHLVNRILNLHAPEWSGEVRNITYSADAKSVSVVYRVTLYGTDAESGMWKVFWAIEHQ
- the LOC137829177 gene encoding DNA repair RAD52-like protein 1, mitochondrial isoform X1, yielding MASGFVKLEKLSRVGGAFRFGQWNRRHSKLSYRAATESEKMEEEEVPTSGISRPLSEILKELNKKVPDSLVRTRLEKDGFPIRYIPWHLVNRILNLHAPEWSGEVRNITYSADAKSVSVVYRVTLYGTDAEIFRESTGTASVDDTSYGDPVQKAEAMAFRRACARFGLGLHLYHEDSS